GCATGGACGTGCTGACCCACGCGGTGGAGGCCTACACCTCCCGCTACAGCAACGTGTTTACCGCCATTTATGCGGAGCGGGCCATCCGCCACGTTTTCGCCTACCTGCGCCGGGCCTATGCCCACGGCGACGATATGGCAGCGCGCGACAATATGCTCATCGGCTCCTGCATGGCCGGGCTGGCCTTTACCAACAGCGGCCTGGGCATTACCCACAGCCTGGCCCACAGCCTGGGGGGGCTCTTCCATATCCCCCACGGCCTGGCCAATGCCGTGCTGCTGCCGCACGTCATCCTGTTCAACCGCTTCGACGCCGGGGTAAAATACAAGGAGATAGCCGAAATGGCCGGCATCCCAGCCCCTACGGTGGAGGAAGGCACGCGCAATCTGGTTGCCGCCGTGCGCGAGCTCAACGCCGCCCTGGGCATTCCCGCCCAGGTACGGCAGCTCAAGGCGGACGCCACGCTCTACCACGACCACCTGCGGACCATGGCGGCCAACGCCCTGGAAGACATCTGCACCCAAAGCAACCCCCGCATGCCCTCTCTGGACGACCTGGCGGATCTGCTGCTGCGGGCCTGGTAACTGCTGCGGGCCGCCGATGCGGCCTCCAGCCCCTGGAAAAACGGACCGAGAAAAGAGAGCACAGCATGGGAAATCAGATTGTGGACGCCATCCGTCAGGCGGGCGTGGTGGGCGCGGGCGGGGCAGGCCTGCCCACGCACGTAAAGGCCGACGCCAGCGTGGCCAATGTGCTGGTTAACGGGGCCAGCTGCGAGCCCCTGCTCATGAGCGACCCCTATTTGCTGGAATGCCGTACGGACGACCTGCTGCGCGGGCTGCGGGCCATGATGGACTGCACGGGCGCGCAACGGGGCGTGATCTGCCTCAAGGGCAAGCACGCAGCGGCCCTGCGGGCGGTGCGCCAGGCCGTGGCCCACCGGCCGGACATGGACGTTTTTGAGCTGGAGGATTTCTACCCCGCCGGGGACGAGCAGGTTATGGTTTACGAAGTGCTGGGCGCAGTGGTGCCGGAGCGCGGCCTGCCCCTGCAGGTGGGAGCGGTGGTCAGCAACGTGGAAAGCCTCTGCAACGTGGCGCAGGCCCTGGAAGGCAGGCCCGTGACCCGCCGCTACCTTACCGTGGGCTGCGCCGTGGCCCGGCCCATGGTGCTGCGCGTGCCCGTGGGCACATGCGTGGACGAGGTGCTCCGCTTTGCGGGCGGCCCCACCATAGCGGACTATAAGGTGGTGGACGGCGGCCCCATGATGGGCCGGGTGCTGCCCGCTACGGCGCAGCCCGTAACCAAGACCACCAGCGGCCTGCTGGTGCTGCCGCCGGACCACACGGTGGTGGCCCGCAAGATCATGGACGAGCGCACGGTCCGCCGCCTTACCAATACGGTCTGCTGTCAGTGTTCGCTCTGCACGGATCTCTGCCCGCGCAATCTGCTGGGGCACAGCCTGCACCCGCACAAGATCATGCGCGTGCCCGCGGGCGCGGCGGCGGCGGAAGCCCCGGCCGCCAAGGAGGCGCTGCTCTGCTCCGAATGCGGCGTCTGCGAAAAATTTGCCTGTCCCCTGGGGCTTTCCCCGCGCGAAGTCAACGCCCAGCTCAAAAGAGAACTGGGCAAGGCAGGCGTGGTCTGGCGCTACGATGGACGCCCCTTGCACCCTTCGCGCTTCCGGGCCGAGCGACGCATTCCCACCAGCCGCCTGGTGCAGCGCCTGGGCCTGGCTGATTACGAGGCCCATCCGCCCTTTGCGGGCGATTATGAGCCGACGGAAGTGCGCATCCCTCTGCGCCAGCACATCGGCGCGCCCGCCATTCCCGTTGTGCGCGTGGGCCAGCAGGTGCGCGAGGGCGATCTGGTGGGGGAAATCCCCGAGGGCGCCATGGGCGCGCGCGTGCACGCCAGCATCAACGGCACGGTACGCGCGGTGGATAACGGTTGCATCACCATCAGGGCTTAAAGGGGACAGGCATGAAACTACGCACTATCGGCTGTGTGGAACTGAACAGCATCGGGCTGGGCATGGAAACGGCGGACGCCATGGTCAAGGCGGCCCAGGTGGAGCTGGTGCTGGCGCGCACCACCTGCCCCGGCAGGTACCTCATCGTCATCACGGGCGATACGGGCGCGGTGACCGATTCCGTGCAGACCGGCCTGCGCCTGGGCGGCGATATGGTGGTGGGCAGCTTTATCATCCCCAACGTGCATGCGGACGTGGTTCCGGCCATGAACGGCGTTGCCCTGCCCGGCCCCATCAACGCCCTGGGCGTCATTGAAACCTACACGGCGGCCTCCTGCGTGCTGGCCGCCGACGCCGCGGCCAAAGCCGGCGACGTAAGCCTGCTGGAGCTGCGCCTCTCCGCCGGGCTGGGCGGCAAGGCCTTTGTGGTCATGACCGGCGAGGTCAGCGCCGTGCATTCTTCCGTAGAGGCCGGCGCGGCGCAGGCGGGCGAGGACAACCCAGTGGTCAGCAAAATCGTCATCCCCTCCCCCAGCGAAGAACTGAAGCGGCAACTGCTGTAGGCCGCGGGCGCAGGTATGGAAGACCACAAGCAACGCATTATTCAGGAGCATGTGCCGGGGCGTCAGGTCACCCTGGCCCACCTCATCGCCAGCCCGCAGGAGACGCTCTTCCGCAACCTGGGGCTGGGCGAACGGCAGGCCACGGCCATAGGCATCCTGACCATCACCCCCAGCGAAGGCGTGATCATTGCGGCGGATATCGCCACCAAGGCCGCCGCCGTGGAGGTGGGCTTTCTGGACCGCATGGGCGGCTCCCTGGTCTTCACGGGCGACGTGGCCAGCGTGGAGGCCGCTCTGCGCGCCGTACTGAGCTACTTTGACGCCGTTCTGCACTACGCCCTCACCGAGTTGACCCGCTCCTGAGCGCTTCCGGGCAGGGCAACAGGCGCTCGCCGTATAGGCGTAAGCGCCATGTATCTGCGCTGGTAGGCGCCGGAACGAGCGTGGCGTAATAACCTTTGAGCTGCCTGTTCTCAAAGGCAAGCGGCTCCCGGACAGACGCGGGCCCAAAGAGAAGGGGGAAGGCCCGCAGGCTTTCCCCCTTCTTTGCAGTACGGCACGCCGCGGTCAGGCCGGAGCCGCAGTCGGGCCGGAGCCGCAGTCGGGCCGGAGCCGCGGTCAGGCCGGAGCCGCGGCCACGGATTTTTTGCGTTTGGCCGTTGCCTTGGCCGTGGGGCCGCTTTCCAGCTCCAGGGCGTCGTTGCGGCAGGTCAGCCGCGCGTTGCCGCCCTTCTTCAGGTTGCCGAACAGCAGGGCCGAGGCCAAGCGGTCCTCCAGCTCCGTGCGCAGCAGCCGCCGCAGGGGCCGCGCGCCCATGGCCGGGTCAAAGCCTTTGCGCGCCAGCCAGCGCCGGGCCGCGTCCGTCACGGTAAGCGCCACCTTGCGGTGCCCCAGGCTCTGCCGGATGTCGCCCAGGAATTTGTCCACAATGCGCAGCATCATGGGTTCCGTCAGGCTGTTAAAAGGCACCAGGGCGTCCAGGCGGTTGCGGAACTCTGGGCTGAAGGTATTTTCCACGGCCTTCAGGGCCTTGTGGGCGGCGTCCTGGGACACGGAACCGGCAAAGCCCATGCTGGGCCGGGACATCTCAAAAGCCCCGGCGTTGGAGGTCATGATCAGGATCACGTGCGAGAAATCCGTCTTGCGCCCGGTGTTGTCCGTAAGTGTGGCGTAGTCCATAACTTGAAGCAGCACATTAAAGATATCCGGGTGGGCTTTTTCCATTTCATCCAGCAAGACCACGGAATACGGCGCTTTGCGCACGGCCTCGGTGAGCAGACCGCCCTGATCAAAGCCCACATAGCCCGGAGGCGCGCCGATAAGTCGCGAAACGGCGTGCTTTTCCATGTACTCGCTCATGTCGTAGCGCAAAAACTCCACGCCCATGAGCTTGGCCAGGCTGCGCGCCACCTCGGTTTTGCCCACGCCGGTGGGGCCGTAAAAAAGGAAGGCCCCGGCCGGGCGCTGCTCCTGCCCCAGGCCCGCGCGCGCCCGCAAGATGGCCCGCACGGTGATCTCAATGGCCGCATCCTGCCCAAAGACCAGCTGCCTGAGGTCTTTTTCCAGGTGCGCCAGCCGCACCCGCTCCTTGCCGGAAACCGTGCGCACGGGCACGCCCGCCATGCGGGCCACCACGCGCTCCACATCGCCCACGCCCACCTGCGGGGTCTCGTCCCCGCGCACGGGCCGCAGGCCGCGGCCCAGCCGCACGGCCGCGCCGCACTCGTCCAGCACGTCGATGGCTTTGTCCGGCAAAAGCCGGTCGCGCACATGCCGGGCGGTAAGGTCCACCATGGCCTGAAGGGCCGCCGGGGCATAATGCACCTTGTGGTAGTCCGCATAGCGCTTTTCCAGCCCCTGCAGAATGCGCAGGCATTCCTCGGCGCTGGGTTCGGCCAGATCGATGCGCTGGAAGCGTCGGGCCAGGGCGCGGTCCTTTTCAAAATGGTTGCGAAACTCCTCATAGGTGGTGGAGCCGATGCAGCGCAGTTCGCCCCCGGCCAGCACGGGCTTGAGCAGGTTGGAGGCGTCCAGCGAGCCGCCGGAGGTGGAGCCCGCGCCCACAATGGTGTGGATTTCGTCAATAAACAAAATGGAATCGGGCTGTTCCTTAAGCCGCTGCACCACGGCCTTGAGACGGCCTTCAAAGTCGCCCCGGTAGCGGGTGCCAGCCAGCAAGAGGCCCATATCCAGGGCATAGAGCCGGGTTTTAGCAAACATTTCCGGCACGCGCCCTTCCACAATGCGCAGGGCCAGGCCCTCGGCCAGGGCGGTTTTGCCCACGCCGGGATCGCCCACGAACAGGGGGTTGTTCTTGCGGCGGCGGCAGAGCACTTCCACGGCGCGGTCCAGCTCCGCATCCCGGCCCACCAGAGGGTCGATCTTGCCTTCCCGCGCGCGCTCGGTGAGGTCCACCGCGTATTGGGCCAGCGGGTCCGCGGCCTTGGCGTCCTTGCCGCCTTCGGTCCCCGGCTGTTCCACCCCGCGCGAACCGCTGCCCTCTTCCAGCCCGTGGGAGACAAAGGTCAACACGTCCAGGCGCTCCACCCCCTGCTTGCGCAGGTAGAACAGGGCGTAGCTCTCTTCTTCGTCCATGATGGAGATGAGCAGATCGCCCAGCTCCACCGTGTCCCGCCCGGCAGAACGGATGTGCGCCAGGGCCCTGTCCAGCACGCGCTGTACGCCCTCGGTCTGGGAGACCTCGTGGTTGCGCGAAAGGGGCACGGCCTCCAGCTCACGGCTGAAAAATTCCTCAAGCTGTTCGCGCAGCACCGGAACGCTGGCCCCGCTGCCTTCCAGAATGATGCGTCCCCGCATGTTGTTGGTGAGGGCAAAGAGCACATGCTCCACGGTCAGCAGGTCGTGCCTGCGGCGGTGCGCCTCCATCAGGGCGTCACGGATGACGCTTTGAACACTTTTACTCAGCATAGGCGTATCTCAATGGACTTTTTCCATGGTGCATTTGAGGGGATACCCCGCGGCCCGCGCCGTGCTGCGTACCCGGCGGACTTTGGTTTCCGCCACTTCCCGGGTGTATACGCCGCATTGGCCCACACCCTGACGGTGCACGAGCAGCATGATGGCCGTGGCTTCTTCGGGGGTTTTATGAAAGATGTTGCGCAACACGCTGACCACAAAGTCCATGCTGGTGTAGTCGTCGTTGTGCAGCAGCACCCGGTAGCGGTCCGGTTCCTTGATTTCCTGCTCCACCGCCAGGCGGCTCTGGCCGTCGCTGCGGTCTGCGTCATTCCACGACATGAGAAGGCTCCGACACGGTGTTCGCCTTGCCGGGCCCGTCCGGGGCGGAAGTCTGCGCCGGAAGCCCCAGCTTCTGCCGCCACGCGGCCCGCTGCGCCGCGTCGAACACAAAGGAAAATTGCGGCGGTTTGTGGTTTTGCCGCAGCCATTCCTGGTGCAGCTCATGATAACTTTTGGTACTTATTACGGCATTGTCAAGGCCAAGGCGGCGCTGCACCGAATCAATATGCGCGGCCAGCCCTTCCAACTCCACGACATCCATGAAGGAAAGGGCGTCCAGCTCCACTTCCACATCTTCAAGGCGCCAGGGTTCGCGCACTTTTTCGTACCGGGCCGTCACCGTGTAGCCCAGCCCGGCAAGCACAGCGCGCAGGGTTGC
This Desulfovibrio legallii DNA region includes the following protein-coding sequences:
- a CDS encoding BMC domain-containing protein translates to MKLRTIGCVELNSIGLGMETADAMVKAAQVELVLARTTCPGRYLIVITGDTGAVTDSVQTGLRLGGDMVVGSFIIPNVHADVVPAMNGVALPGPINALGVIETYTAASCVLAADAAAKAGDVSLLELRLSAGLGGKAFVVMTGEVSAVHSSVEAGAAQAGEDNPVVSKIVIPSPSEELKRQLL
- a CDS encoding class IV adenylate cyclase, with protein sequence MPLEIERKYLHVDLQALRQALTDSGAHCLGAHFESNWVFDAPGRALLESGRLLRLRSQEWPDHTRHVLTLKRPAPASDSYKVREELETAVEDGATLRAVLAGLGYTVTARYEKVREPWRLEDVEVELDALSFMDVVELEGLAAHIDSVQRRLGLDNAVISTKSYHELHQEWLRQNHKPPQFSFVFDAAQRAAWRQKLGLPAQTSAPDGPGKANTVSEPSHVVE
- a CDS encoding 4Fe-4S dicluster domain-containing protein, producing MGNQIVDAIRQAGVVGAGGAGLPTHVKADASVANVLVNGASCEPLLMSDPYLLECRTDDLLRGLRAMMDCTGAQRGVICLKGKHAAALRAVRQAVAHRPDMDVFELEDFYPAGDEQVMVYEVLGAVVPERGLPLQVGAVVSNVESLCNVAQALEGRPVTRRYLTVGCAVARPMVLRVPVGTCVDEVLRFAGGPTIADYKVVDGGPMMGRVLPATAQPVTKTTSGLLVLPPDHTVVARKIMDERTVRRLTNTVCCQCSLCTDLCPRNLLGHSLHPHKIMRVPAGAAAAEAPAAKEALLCSECGVCEKFACPLGLSPREVNAQLKRELGKAGVVWRYDGRPLHPSRFRAERRIPTSRLVQRLGLADYEAHPPFAGDYEPTEVRIPLRQHIGAPAIPVVRVGQQVREGDLVGEIPEGAMGARVHASINGTVRAVDNGCITIRA
- the clpS gene encoding ATP-dependent Clp protease adapter ClpS; the protein is MSWNDADRSDGQSRLAVEQEIKEPDRYRVLLHNDDYTSMDFVVSVLRNIFHKTPEEATAIMLLVHRQGVGQCGVYTREVAETKVRRVRSTARAAGYPLKCTMEKVH
- a CDS encoding 1-propanol dehydrogenase PduQ, encoding MTQFYGKTKICYGPYALEMLETFPATQAFVVTDPFMVESGFADQAISHLKRKGVGYTLFSGVEPDPSLQAVVAAAKIFLQSQADLILALGGGSAIDMAKAISYFGRKADPNRQTLLVAIPTTSGTGSEVTSIAVITDKEQAVKIPLNDELLIPDIAILDARFTRTVPPAVTAATGMDVLTHAVEAYTSRYSNVFTAIYAERAIRHVFAYLRRAYAHGDDMAARDNMLIGSCMAGLAFTNSGLGITHSLAHSLGGLFHIPHGLANAVLLPHVILFNRFDAGVKYKEIAEMAGIPAPTVEEGTRNLVAAVRELNAALGIPAQVRQLKADATLYHDHLRTMAANALEDICTQSNPRMPSLDDLADLLLRAW
- the clpA gene encoding ATP-dependent Clp protease ATP-binding subunit ClpA, translating into MLSKSVQSVIRDALMEAHRRRHDLLTVEHVLFALTNNMRGRIILEGSGASVPVLREQLEEFFSRELEAVPLSRNHEVSQTEGVQRVLDRALAHIRSAGRDTVELGDLLISIMDEEESYALFYLRKQGVERLDVLTFVSHGLEEGSGSRGVEQPGTEGGKDAKAADPLAQYAVDLTERAREGKIDPLVGRDAELDRAVEVLCRRRKNNPLFVGDPGVGKTALAEGLALRIVEGRVPEMFAKTRLYALDMGLLLAGTRYRGDFEGRLKAVVQRLKEQPDSILFIDEIHTIVGAGSTSGGSLDASNLLKPVLAGGELRCIGSTTYEEFRNHFEKDRALARRFQRIDLAEPSAEECLRILQGLEKRYADYHKVHYAPAALQAMVDLTARHVRDRLLPDKAIDVLDECGAAVRLGRGLRPVRGDETPQVGVGDVERVVARMAGVPVRTVSGKERVRLAHLEKDLRQLVFGQDAAIEITVRAILRARAGLGQEQRPAGAFLFYGPTGVGKTEVARSLAKLMGVEFLRYDMSEYMEKHAVSRLIGAPPGYVGFDQGGLLTEAVRKAPYSVVLLDEMEKAHPDIFNVLLQVMDYATLTDNTGRKTDFSHVILIMTSNAGAFEMSRPSMGFAGSVSQDAAHKALKAVENTFSPEFRNRLDALVPFNSLTEPMMLRIVDKFLGDIRQSLGHRKVALTVTDAARRWLARKGFDPAMGARPLRRLLRTELEDRLASALLFGNLKKGGNARLTCRNDALELESGPTAKATAKRKKSVAAAPA
- a CDS encoding BMC domain-containing protein, with product MEDHKQRIIQEHVPGRQVTLAHLIASPQETLFRNLGLGERQATAIGILTITPSEGVIIAADIATKAAAVEVGFLDRMGGSLVFTGDVASVEAALRAVLSYFDAVLHYALTELTRS